The Bacteroidota bacterium genome segment AAGTGGCAGTAGATGTAATTAAACAAGGAGCGTTTGACTATATCACTAAACCACTTCTTCCCGATGAGATTTTATTGCTCGTTAAAAAGGCTATTGCTAAAAAAGAAAATGGAGGCGATAGTCCCGATCAGGATTCATCAGAAAACAAAAAGAAGAAAAAAAGAGAGCTTACTGATGGTAACTTTATAAAGGGTGTAAGTCCTGAAGCAAAAGAGATTGAAAAACAAATTGCACTGGTAGCACCGACAAATTACAGCGTTATTATTTATGGCGAAAGTGGAACAGGAAAAGAATCTGTAGCGCAGGCAATTCATAACAATAGCCAAAGGAAAAACATGCCTTTTGTAAGCATTGATTGTGGAGCTTTGACCAAAGAACTTGCCGGCAGCGAATTGTTTGGTCACGAAAAGGGAGCATTTACAGGAGCTTTGTCTCAAAAAATTGGTCACTTTGAAATGGCCAATGGAGGAACCGTATTTTTGGATGAGATTTCCAATCTTCCATACGATACACAAATTGCTTTATTGCGTGTAGTACAGGAAAGAAAACTACGCCATGTAGGAGGCACAAGGGAAATAGATATAGATGTAAGAATACTTGTTGCTTCCAATGAAAAACTAACAGAGATGAGTTCTCGTGGAAAGTTTAGAGAAGATCTTTACCATAGATTTAACGAATTTAGCATTCATCTTTATCCGTTACGTGAACGAGGCAAAGACATTGAGTTATTTGCAAACCATTTTCTGAAACTAGCCGCAGCCGATTTAGGAAAAGAGATAAAAGGCTTTTCTGCGGAAGTAGTAGATGTTTTCAGGAACTACCGATGGCCGGGTAACTTAAGAGAAATGCACAATGTAATTAAACGTGTGGCCTTGCTAACAGACGGGAACGAAGTTCAATTGAACTCTTTA includes the following:
- a CDS encoding sigma-54 dependent transcriptional regulator, producing MQNILVIDDDIDMCHLLDRFLTKNGFSVQAAYSRENAFSLIEKNNYDVVLSDFRLGNTDGREILHKVKEKDPSTQVIIITGYSDIKVAVDVIKQGAFDYITKPLLPDEILLLVKKAIAKKENGGDSPDQDSSENKKKKKRELTDGNFIKGVSPEAKEIEKQIALVAPTNYSVIIYGESGTGKESVAQAIHNNSQRKNMPFVSIDCGALTKELAGSELFGHEKGAFTGALSQKIGHFEMANGGTVFLDEISNLPYDTQIALLRVVQERKLRHVGGTREIDIDVRILVASNEKLTEMSSRGKFREDLYHRFNEFSIHLYPLRERGKDIELFANHFLKLAAADLGKEIKGFSAEVVDVFRNYRWPGNLREMHNVIKRVALLTDGNEVQLNSLPHEISFQDKFSFNLEATNQDDQLGSAERPAKSDLKSIALSAEYKTIVEVLKQVNYNKSKAAKALDIDRKTLYNKLKQYQLL